In Populus nigra chromosome 10, ddPopNigr1.1, whole genome shotgun sequence, the following proteins share a genomic window:
- the LOC133704757 gene encoding uncharacterized protein LOC133704757 codes for MALRLGMLKCAAGGNSGCRSGIRRWAHVPVMARPLDGALESYIASPQLTLPEFDGNQDISSNSSNSGFGLPGFSFGGSMELMAVPKRKVTPHKRGIRNGPKALKPIPVIIRCKSCGQVKLPHFYCCSGDRGKNGERNN; via the exons ATGGCGTTGAGACTGGGAATGCTAAAATGCGCTGCCGGCGGCAACAGTGGGTGCAGGTCAGGAATCAGGAGGTGGGCCCATGTTCCAGTCATGGCTCGGCCTTTGGATGGCGCCTTAGAAAGCTATATTGCGTCTCCACAATTGACTTTACCCGAGTTCGATGGAAACCAAGACATCAGCAGCAACAGTAGCAATTCTGGGTTCGGGTTGCCGGGTTTTTCTTTTGGTGGGTCCATGGAACTCATGGCTGTTCCTAAAAGGAAG GTTACTCCCCATAAGAGAGGTATACGAAATGGGCCAAAGGCTTTGAAACCAATACCAGTGATTATTCGCTGCAA GAGCTGTGGACAAGTTAAGCTGCCACACTTTTACTGTTGCAGTGGTGACCGGGGGAAGAATGGCGAgcgaaataattaa
- the LOC133706022 gene encoding phosphate transporter PHO1 homolog 3-like gives MKFGKEFRVQMVPEWQEAYMDYDFLKTLLKEVQSFQLRTRPPAANPVGLKRKLSLYRAFSGLTQRTSDYTSKSPSSPDIEKQPILVNSVNLDGSQIYQTSFLMPTVEGGEYELLFFRRLDDEFNKVDKFYRSKVEEVLKEAAMLNKQMDALIAFRIKVENPTGWSDRTADMTRLASDVAASTAALAASTPSGARSSRRGLQVMDAIDEGQSMHERSNESNHDKVEKESDNTGQKEVQKPKNMIRTFRPAPLEILDNVKINNTLATPRSTIKNFLKVPQQTELRFTRENLRKVEEQLKGAFVEFYHKLRLLKSYNFLNTLAFSKIMKKYDKITTRNATKYYMKMVDSSYFGSSDEVTKLMERVEATFIKHFSNSNRSKGMRVLRPKAKKERHRTTFYMGFFSGCTIALLIALVLIVHVRKIMNETGRILYMETMFPLYSLFGLIVLHLLMYAANIYFWRRYRVNYSFIFGFKQGTELGYRQVLLFSFGIAVLALCSVLLNLDMEMDPKTKDYKAFTELLPLNVLIFLLIILLLPFNMFYRSARFFLLTCVFHCIAAPLYKVTLPDFFLADQLTSQVQSLRSLEFYICYYGWGDYKHRQNTCRGNTVFKTFSFIVAVIPYWSRLLQCLRRLFEERDPMQGYNGLKYFLTIAAVCLRTAYSLNKGVSWRAIAWIFSAIATIFSTYWDLVFDWGLLQRHSKNRWLRDKLLVPHRSVYFGAMVLNVLLRFAWLQTVLDFGITSLHKETMTALVASLEIFRRGMWNFFRLENEHLNNVGKYRAFKSVPLPFNYVEDDDSDD, from the exons ATGAAGTTTGGGAAAGAGTTCCGCGTCCAAATGGTGCCTGAATGGCAAGAAGCATACATGGACTATGATTTTCTCAAGACCCTTTTGAAAGAGGTACAGAGTTTCCAGCTAAGAACCAGGCCACCCGCAGCTAATCCAGTAGGCCTAAAAAGAAAGCTCTCGCTATATAGAGCTTTCAGTGGCCTGACACAAAGGACTAGTGACTACACCTCTAAGAGCCCTTCTTCTCctgatattgaaaaacaacctaTTTTGGTGAATTCTGTGAACCTCGATGGATCTCAAATCTACCAGACTTCATTTCTTATGCCTACTGTCGAAGGAGGAGAATATGAGCTTTTGTTTTTCAGGAGGCTTGATGACGAGTTCAATAAAGTGGACAAGTTTTACAGGTCTAAAGTGGAAGAGGTATTGAAAGAGGCTGCAATGTTGAATAAGCAAATGGATGCTTTGATTGCTTTCAGGATTAAAGTGGAGAATCCCACTGGGTGGTCTGATAGAACTGCAGATATGACTCGCCTTGCTTCAGATGTTGCAGCTTCTACTGCTGCATTGGCAGCTTCCACCCCATCTGGAGCTAGATCAAGCA GAAGAGGTCTACAGGTAATGGATGCGATTGATGAAGGGCAAAGCATGCACGAGCGATCAAATGAGTCAAACCATGATAAAGTAGAGAAGGAAAGCGATAACACTGGCCAGAAGGAAGTACAGAAGCCAAAGAACATGATCAGAACCTTTAGGCCAGCTCCACTGGAGATCCTAGACAACGTGAAGATTAACAACACACTGGCGACACCTCGCTCTACCATAAAAAACTTCCTTAAAGTTCCCCAACAAACCGAACTGAGATTCACAAGGGAAAATCTTAGGAAAGTCGAAGAACAACTCAAGGGtgcttttgttgaattttaccACAAGCTTCGCCTTCTTAAGAGTTACAACTTCTTGAATACGTTggcattttcaaaaattatgaaGAAGTACGATAAG ATTACCACAAGAAATGCAACTAAATATTACATGAAAATGGTGGATAGCTCCTACTTTGGAAGCTCTGATGAG GTTACCAAGCTTATGGAAAGGGTTGAGGCAACATTCATTAAGCATTTCTCAAACTCAAATCGCAGTAAAGGCATGCGCGTCTTAAGaccaaaagcaaaaaaagagagacataGAACAACATTTTATATGG gttttttttctgGCTGCACAATCGCTCTGCTGATAGCCCTTGTTTTAATCGTGCATGTCCGCAAAATCATGAATGAGACAGGAAGAATCTTATACATGGAAACAATGTTTCCTCTTTACAG TTTGTTTGGATTGATTGTTCTACACCTGCTCATGTATGCTGCTAATATATACTTTTGGAGGCGCTACCGAGTGAATTACTCCTTCATTTTTGGTTTCAAACAAGGAACCGAACTGGGCTACAGACAAGTGCTTCTTTTCAGTTTTGGAATTGCGGTACTAGCTCTATGCAGTGTGCTCTTAAACCTTGACATGGAGATGGACCCTAAAACGAAAGATTACAAGGCGTTCACAGAACTTCTCCCTCTGAATGTGCTAATA TTCCTCCTCATCATATTGCTCTTGCCATTCAACATGTTTTATCGCTCAGCTCGCTTCTTCCTCCTCACATGTGTCTTTCACTGTATTGCTGCTCCTCTCTACAAG GTAACACTCCCTGATTTCTTCTTGGCAGACCAACTAACTAGCCAG GTTCAATCTCTTAGAAGCCTGGAGTTCTACATTTGCTATTATGGTTGGGGAGACTATAAACACAGACAGAACACTTGCAGAGGCAACACCGTCTTCAAAACTTTCTCATTCATCGTTGCTGTGATTCCGTACTGGTCTCGCCTTCTTCAG TGCCTCCGACGCCTATTTGAAGAGAGAGATCCAATGCAAGGATATAATGGATTGAAGTATTTTTTGACAATAGCAGCTGTTTGCTTGAGGACAGCTTACAGCCTTAACAAAGGAGTTAGTTGGAGAGCAATAGCATGGATTTTCTCAGCCATTGCAACAATATTTAGCACGTATTGGGATCTTGTTTTTGACTGGGGGCTACTTCAGCGTCATTCTAAGAATCGATGGCTGAGAGACAAACTCCTTGTCCCTCACAGATCTGTGTATTTTGGAGCCATG GTCTTGAATGTATTGCTCAGATTTGCTTGGCTGCAAACAGTATTGGACTTCGGGATTACTTCCTTGCACAAAGAAACCATGACTGCCCTTGTGGCCAGCCTTGAGATCTTTCGCCGCGGCATGTGGAATTTCTTTAG GTTGGAAAATGAACATTTGAACAACGTAGGAAAATATCGCGCGTTTAAGTCTGTGCCTTTACCTTTCAACTACGTAGAAGATGATGACAGCGATGACTGA
- the LOC133704209 gene encoding uncharacterized protein LOC133704209, which produces MGKDSKAKDAGAKGKGKGKQAGGGSDENASKGKGKSGKASDGLGTCTYVKARHILCEKQGKINEAYQKLQDGWLSNGDKVPPAEFAKLASEYSECPSGKKGGDLGWFPRGKMAGPFQDVAFATQIGATSAPFKSTHGYHVILCEGRKN; this is translated from the exons ATGGGAAAGGACTCGAAGGCAAAAGACGCTGGAGCGAAGGGAAAGGGTAAGGGAAAGCAGGCAGGGGGTGGGAGTGATGAAAATGCTTCCAAGGGGAAAGGAAAATCTGGAAAGGCTTCAGATGGGCTCGGCACTTGCACTTATGTCAAAG CGAGGCATATATTATGTGAGAAGCAAGGCAAGATCAATGAGGCATACCAGAAGTTGCAGGATGGTTGGCTAAGCAATGGTGACAAGGTTCCTCCAGCTGAGTTTGCAAAG TTGGCTTCCGAGTACTCAGAGTGTCCATCAGGAAAGAAAGGCGGAGACCTTGGATGGTTCCCTCGAGGAAAGATGGCGGGTCCCTTTCAAGATGTGGCATTTGCCACTCAAATTGGAGCTACAAGTGCACCATTCAAGTCAAC ACATGGGTATCACGTAATATTGTGTGAAGGGAGGAAGAATTAA
- the LOC133705094 gene encoding LOW QUALITY PROTEIN: phosphate transporter PHO1 homolog 10-like (The sequence of the model RefSeq protein was modified relative to this genomic sequence to represent the inferred CDS: inserted 2 bases in 1 codon; deleted 1 base in 1 codon), protein MKFGKHFKQHKVPEWTGAYMDYNGLKRILGEILQYKQSRQPSTPLRAAMKHKLTSHRHFSGLNLQSTNLSSKGDIEDQVIDVNASPEEGSRKLYYKTEFLRESEEGGEIEAKFFKKLDEELNNVNTFYKDKSEEMKHEAFLLNKQMDALIALRIKVDINPHFDGSDARKRDTTGVATTNPLKSPSRDTTSGVEDMNVERGAEISNDFQLEKSSYEQSGREHMELTSELVRRTDCNQEESTRGPEVIEVQAKDHGNAHQEKDNLTDYNEDPLKILERVKINNTFKSPLATIKGVFKDSKEEELSFKKEELKKVEERLRVALIEFYQKLLLLKHYSYMNLAAFSKIMKKYEKISSRRASRSYMKTVDNSCLSNSDEVNGLLERVEATFIKHFANSNRREGMDSLRPKAKAQYFLLLFSGFFSGCSIALLIAVVLRIQARKLMDKAEGASYMVNIFPLYSLFAFIVLHILIYSANIYFWRQYRVNYPFIFGFKQGTELGHRDVFLLGTGLAVLALSSFLANLHLDLGSKASNYKTITELVPLGLVTVVLAIIFCPFNIIYRSSRFFFVQCLFRCICAPLYKVRLADFFLADHVTSQVQAIRSIELYICYYGLGEYSRRQNKCHSHGAYNAFYFVVAVVPFWLRLLQCLRRLCEEKDAVHGYNGLKYFLTIIAVLIRTAYELKKGRTWMVFALISSAVAVIVNTYWDIAVDWGLLRRKSKNAFLRDKLVISHKXVYFAAMIMNVVLRLAWMQLVIEFNLQSIHKMAALTTISCLEIIRRGIWSFFRLENEHLNNVGKYRAFKSVPLPFTYYDTDADKDD, encoded by the exons ATGAAGTTCGGAAAGCATTTCAAGCAACACAAGGTGCCAGAATGGACTGGTGCTTATATGGATTATAATGGTCTTAAAAGAATATTGGGAGAGATCTTGCAGTACAAGCAAAGCAGGCAGCCCTCGACACCTTTGAGAGCAGCAATGAAGCACAAATTAACTTCGCATAGACACTTCAGTGGACTAAACCTGCAATCTACCAATCTCTCCAGTAAGGGCGATATTGAGGACCAAGTTATAGATGTTAACGCGTCGCCTGAAGAGGGTTCTAGAAAGTTATATTATAAGACTGAGTTCCTGAGGGAGTCTGAAGAAGGAGGCGAAATAGAGGCGAAGTTCTTTAAGAAACTTGATGAAGAACTCAACAACGTTAACACATTTTACAAGGATAAGTCCGAGGAGATGAAGCATGAAGCATTTTTGCTGAATAAGCAAATGGATGCCTTGATTGCCTTGCGGATCAAGGTGGATATA AACCCTCATTTTGACGGCTCTGATGCGAGGAAACGTGATACAACTGGTGTCGCTACCACAAACCCCTTGAAGAGTCCAAGCAGAGATACAACTTCAG GAGTGGAGGATATGAATGTTGAACGCGGAGCTGAGATTAGTAACGATTTTCAGCTGGAGAAATCCTCTTATGAACAGAGTG GAAGGGAGCATATGGAATTGACCAGTGAACTGGTTAGAAGAACTGATTGTAACCAAGAAGAGTCTACTCGTGGTCCAGAAGTAATTGAAGTGCAAGCCAAAGATCATGGTAATGCTCACCAAGAGAAGGACAACCTCACTGACTACAACGAAGATCCTTTGAAAATCCTTGAGCGCGTGAAGATtaataacacttttaaatctccACTAGCAACCATAAAAGGTGTCTTTAAGGACTCAAAAGAAGAAGAGCTGAGCTTCAAGAAAGAGGAACTGAAGAAAGTTGAAGAGCGACTGAGAGTTGCACTAATCGAATTCTACCAGAAACTTCTTCTTCTAAAGCACTACAG TTATATGAACCTTGCAGCATTTTCAAAGATCATGAAGAAGTATGAAAAG ATCTCATCAAGGAGAGCTTCTAGATCATACATGAAAACAGTGGACAACTCCTGCCTCAGCAACTCTGATGAG GTGAATGGTCTCCTTGAAAGGGTGGAGGCTACCTTCATCAAGCATTTTGCAAACTCAAATCGGAGGGAAGGTATGGACTCTTTGCGGCCAAAAGCAAAAGCACAGT ATTTCTTGCTGTTATTTTCAGGATTCTTTTCTGGTTGCTCAATTGCACTTCTGATTGCTGTTGTTTTGAGAATACAAGCTCGAAAGCTTATGGATAAGGCTGAAGGTGCCTCATACATGGTCAACATTTTCCCACTTTACAG CTTATTTGCTTTTATAGTCCTGCATATACTCATTTATTCGGCAAACATATACTTCTGGAGGCAGTATCGGGTCAATTACCCATTTATATTTGGTTTCAAGCAAGGAACTGAGCTGGGACATCGTGACGTTTTCCTTTTGGGCACTGGTCTTGCAGTACTTGCACTATCCAGCTTCCTGGCAAATTTACACTTGGATTTGGGTTCTAAAGCttcaaattacaaaacaatCACCGAACTCGTTCCTTTGGGCTTAGTCACC GTTGTTCTTGCCATCATCTTCTGCCCTTTCAACATCATATATCGTTCAAGTCGTTTCTTCTTTGTTCAATGTTTGTTTCGCTGTATTTGTGCGCCGCTTTACAAG GTTAGACTTGCAGATTTTTTCTTGGCCGACCACGTTACCAGCCAG GTCCAAGCAATAAGAAGTATCGAGTTGTACATTTGCTATTATGGTTTAGGGGAATACTCCAGAAGGCAAAACAAATGTCATAGCCATGGTGCCTATAATGCTTTCTATTTTGTTGTTGCTGTAGTACCATTCTGGCTCCGCCTTCTGCAG TGTCTCCGTCGATTGTGTGAAGAGAAAGATGCAGTGCACGGATATAATGGTTTGAAATACTTCTTGACGATTATTGCAGTTCTAATTAGAACCGCTTATGAACTAAAGAAGGGAAGGACATGGATGGTATTTGCATTGATCAGCTCAGCTGTTGCAGTAATTGTGAACACATACTGGGATATTGCAGTAGATTGGGGGCTTTtgagaagaaaatcaaagaatgCTTTTTTGAGAGACAAACTTGTGATTTCACATAA TGTCTACTTTGCAGCTATG ATAATGAATGTAGTTCTGAGGCTTGCTTGGATGCAATTGGTCATAGAATTTAATTTGCAGAGTATTCACAAAATGGCCGCGTTAACTACAATTTCATGCCTAGAGATCATCCGCCGCGGTATTTGGAGCTTCTTCAG GTTGGAGAATGAGCACTTGAACAACGTTGGCAAGTATCGAGCATTCAAGTCAGTCCCTCTTCCTTTCACTTACTATGATACCGATGCTGACAAGGATGACTAA
- the LOC133705351 gene encoding fructose-bisphosphate aldolase-lysine N-methyltransferase, chloroplastic, with amino-acid sequence MATHLPLSLSPSKPFKNSTFFTKNPSLHFKKPLSITSFQSPPPAAAAAAVQTFWQWLSDQDVVSAKTPARPGLVPQGLGLVAQRDISRNEVVLEIPKKLWINPDVVAASEIGNVCGGVKPWVSVALFLIREKLKEDSTWRPYLDVLPESTNSTIFWSEEELAELQGTQLLSTTLGVKSYLQREFLKVEEEILVPHKQLFPSPVTLDDFSWAFGILRSRSFSRLRGQNLVLIPLADLVNHSPDITIEDGVYEIKGAGLFSRDLIFSLRSPISLKAGEQVLIQYNLNMSNAELAVDYGFIEAKSDRNMYTLTLQISESDPFFGDKLDIAETNGLGEIADFDIVLGNPLPPALLPYLRLVALGGTDSFLLESIFRNTIWGHLELPVSRANEELICRVVRDACKSALSGYHTTIEEDEKLKGGELNPRLEIAIGIRAGEKKVLQQIEEIFKQRQSELDELEYYQERRLKDLGLVGEQGDIIFWESK; translated from the exons ATGGCCACACACTTacctctctcactctctcctTCAAAACCCTTCAAAAACTCCACTTTCTTCACCAAGAACCCATCTCTTCATTTCAAGAAACCACTCTCTATAACCTCTTTTCAGTCACCACCACCAGCAGCTGCTGCAGCGGCAGTGCAAACATTCTGGCAGTGGCTGAGTGATCAAGATGTGGTGTCAGCCAAGACTCCTGCAAGGCCTGGTTTGGTGCCTCAAGGCCTGGGGCTGGTAGCACAGAGAgatatttcaagaaatgaagTTGTTTTGGAGATACCAAAGAAGCTGTGGATAAACCCGGATGTAGTAGCTGCTTCTGAGATAGGGAATGTGTGCGGTGGAGTGAAGCCTTGGGTATCCGTCGCACTTTTCTTGATAAGAGAGAAGTTAAAGGAGGATTCGACTTGGAGGCCTTATTTGGATGTCCTTCCCGAAAGTACTAATTCCACTATATTTTG GTCGGAAGAGGAGCTTGCTGAACTTCAAG GAACCCAGCTCTTGAGCACAACATTGGGTGTGAAAAGCTATCTGCAGCGTGAATTTCTGaaagtagaagaagaaatcCTTGTCCCTCATAAGCAGCTCTTTCCCTCCCCTGTAACGTTGGATGACTTCTCTTGGGCATTTGGGATTCTCAGATCAAGGTCGTTTTCACGTCTTCGTGGTCAAAACCTTGTTTTGATCCCCTTGGCAGACTTG GTCAACCACAGCCCAGACATTACCATAGAAGATGGTGTTTATGAGATTAAAGGAGCAGGTCTTTTCTCCAGAGATCTCATATTTTCTTTGCGGTCCCCCATTTCACTCAAGGCTGGTGAGCAG GTACTTAtccaatataatttaaacatgAGCAATGCTGAGTTGGCTGTGGACTATGGATTCATAGAAGCAAAGTCAGACCGCAATATGTATACCTTGACACTTCAGATATCTGAGTCAGACCCATTTTTCGGTGACAAGCTGGATATTGCCGAGACAAATGGTCTGGGTGAGATAGCAGATTTTGACATTGTTCTAGGCAATCCTCTTCCACCAGCATTGCTTCCATATCTGAGGCTGGTAGCACTTGGGGGTACCGATTCTTTCCTCTTGGAATCTATTTTCAGAAACACTATATGGGGCCATCTTGAATTGCCAGTAAGCCGTGCCAATGAGGAGCTCATATGCAGAGTGGTCAGAGATGCTTGCAAATCTGCTCTTTCTGGATATCATACCACCATTGAAGAG GATGAGAAGCTAAAAGGAGGAGAACTCAACCCAAGGCTTGAGATTGCAATTGGAATAAGGGCAGGGGAAAAGAAGGTGCTGCAGCAAATTGAGGAGATTTTCAAGCAGAGACAATCAGAATTAGATGAGTTGGAATATTACCAGGAGAGGAGGCTCAAGGATCTTGGTCTAGTTGGGGAGCAAGGTGATATCATATTTTGGGAGTCCAAGTAA
- the LOC133705349 gene encoding rhamnogalacturonan I rhamnosyltransferase 1-like, translating to MEVVRSESGVRSEKIAAPVAPVIARTKRLQVWFIRVCSSILLWTCLVQLLTVGELWHHNFINIIAPSVKHPPLPLLPLRNYTSNGYLKVSCNGGLNQMRSAICDMVAVARLLNLTLVVPELDKTSFWADNSTFEDIFDVKHFIESLRDEIRIVRRLPKRFSSKYRYKVFEMPPVSWSSEEYYLQQILPLFSKQKVLHFNKTDARLANNGVSIDLQKVRCHVTFQALKFTPEIESLGYKLVRVLHERGPFVALHMRYEMDMLAFSGCTHGCTKEEAEELKQLRYAYPWWREKEIVSEERRSQGLCPLTPEETALILQALGFDKDTQIYIAAGEIYGSERRLVVLRAAYPRIVRKEMLLDSGELQQFQNHSSQMAALDFMVSIASDTFIPTYDGNMAKVVEGHRRYLGFKKTILLDRKRLVELLDLHQNGTLTWNEFAFAVRSAHEKRMGQPTRRRVIADKPKEEDYFYANPQECLCEGTSCDDLLGLGNSSSVP from the exons ATGGAGGTTGTTAGATCTGAGAGTGGAGTAAGGAGCGAGAAAATAGCAGCGCCGGTGGCTCCAGTCATTGCTAGAACTAAGCGATTACAAGTTTGGTTTATCAGGGTTTGTTCCAGTATTCTTTTATGGACCTGTTTGGTTCAGCTTCTCACGGTTGGAGAGTTATGGCACCACAATTTTATCAATATCATCGCCCCCTCCGTTAAACATCCTCCTCTTCCCCTCCTTCCCCTTA GAAACTATACAAGCAATGGTTATCTTAAAGTGTCCTGCAATGGTGGCTTGAATCAAATGCGATCCGCG ATCTGTGACATGGTGGCTGTCGCCAGGCTTTTGAATCTCACTTTGGTTGTTCCAGAACTTGATAAAACATCTTTCTGGGCTGACAATAG TACTTTTGAGGACATATTTGATGTGAAACATTTCATTGAGTCACTAAGAGATGAAATTCGAATTGTCAGAAGGCTTCCAAAGAGATTTAGTAGTAAATATCGATACAAAGTATTTGAGATGCCCCCAGTTAGCTGGTCCAGCGAAGAATACTACCTGCAACAG ATCTTGCCACTTTTCAGTAAGCAAAAGGTGTTGCACTTCAATAAAACAGATGCACGTTTGGCAAACAACGGGGTTTCAATTGATCTTCAGAAAGTCAGGTGCCATGTTACTTTTCAGGCACTGAAATTCACTCCAGAGATTGAATCTTTGGGGTACAAATTGGTTCGTGTTCTACATGAAAGGGGGCCTTTTGTGGCTTTGCATATGAGATATGAGATGGACATGTTGGCTTTCTCAGGTTGTACTCATGGCTGCACCAAGGAAGAAGCCGAGGAGCTCAAGCAGTTAAG GTATGCATACCCTtggtggagagagaaagagatagTTTCTGAAGAGAGGAGATCACAAGGTTTGTGCCCATTGACTCCTGAGGAGACAGCGTTGATTTTGCAAGCATTGGGTTTTGACAAGGACACACAGATATATATTGCAGCTGGTGAGATATATGGCAGTGAGCGGAGACTTGTGGTACTAAGAGCTGCTTATCCAAGGATT GTGAGAAAGGAAATGCTATTAGATTCAGGGGAACTGCAGCAATTCCAGaaccattcatcacaaatgGCTGCACTCGATTTCATGGTCTCAATAGCCAGTGACACTTTCATCCCCACCTATGACGGAAACATGGCAAAAGTTGTGGAAGGTCACCGCAG GTATCTTGGGTTTAAGAAGACTATCCTGCTAGACCGAAAAAGACTTGTGGAGTTACTGGATTTGCATCAGAATGGGACACTTACATGGAATGAGTTTGCGTTTGCTGTTCGATCAGCACATGAGAAGAGGATGGGACAGCCAACTCGACGTAGGGTTATTGCAGATAAACCAAAAGAGGAAGATTATTTTTACGCAAACCCTCAAGAGTGCCTCTGTGAGGGAACAAGCTGTGATGATTTATTAGGACTTGGTAATTCAAGTTCAGTTCCGTGA
- the LOC133705654 gene encoding galactoside 2-alpha-L-fucosyltransferase-like, producing the protein MDLNSSTRRRSPPSEDTDQQLAQNSKMQAKRFGSNAITFTQIFAYCLVALPIIFAISLIFRHPSSDRTMGFADARVLENRGVKQNATLIGAGGSEGVLFQHADKYNGKLLGGLLADGFDEAACTSRYSSFLYRKISLHKPSSYLISRLRSYEDLHKRCGPNTQSYNKALEQLKSGNKIGLTDCNYIVWISFSGLGNRILSLASTFLYALLTNRVLLVDQGKDMADLFCDPFPDKSWLLPRDFPLIDQFDSFNQNSPHCHGNMLKNNAINSSAMSKPSYLYLHLVHDYGDHDKLFFCDGEQSFLENVPWLIMKTDNYYVPSLFLIPSFETELSNLFPEKGTVFHHLGRYLFHPSNHVWGLITRYYRTYLAKADERIGIQIRTFDSRRGPFKHVMDQILACTLKEKLLPAVDMQDSVVNPSENAKLKAVLVTSLLSGYSEDLRNMYWEHPTMTGEVVGVYQPSHEEFQQTEKQMHNRKAWAEMYLLSLTDVLVTSAWSTFGYVAQGLGGLRPWILYKTENDTAPDPPCRRAMSMEPCFHAPPFYDCKAKKGIDTGTLVPHVRHCEDISWGLKVVDDHNDL; encoded by the exons atggaTCTGAATTCTTCCACAAGGAGGCGATCACCACCGTCGGAGGACACAGATCAACAGCTAGCCCAAAACTCAAAAATGCAAGCGAAGAGATTTGGATCCAATGCGATCACGTTCACCCAGATCTTTGCTTATTGCTTGGTAGCTTTGCCAATAATATTCGCAATATCATTGATCTTTAGACACCCGTCGTCTGATCGAACGATGGGGTTCGCGGATGCTAGAGTTCTTGAAAACAGAGGAGTCAAGCAGAATGCCACGCTAATTGGAGCAGGCG GCTCGGAGGGCGTTCTGTTTCAGCACGCTGACAAGTATAATGGCAAACTGCTTGGAGGGCTTCTTGCGGATGGGTTTGACGAAGCTGCTTGCACGAGTAGGTACAGTTCATTTTTATATCGCAAAATTTCTCTCCATAAGCCTTCATCATATCTCATTTCGAGACTCAGAAGCTACGAGGATCTTCATAAACGTTGTGGACCAAATACTCAATCCTACAATAAAGCCTTGGAACAGCTCAAGTCTGGCAACAAAATAGGTTTGACTGACTGTAATTATATTGTGTGGATATCTTTTAGCGGCTTGGGCAACAGGATATTATCCCTAGCTTCAACATTTCTTTATGCTCTCCTGACAAATAGAGTCCTGCTTGTTGACCAAGGAAAGGACATGGCAGATCTCTTCTGTGATCCGTTTCCTGATAAATCTTGGTTGCTGCCCAGGGACTTCCCTCTCATTGATCAATTCGACAGCTTTAATCAGAATTCTCCTCACTGTCATGGGAATATGCTAAAGAATAATGCCATAAACTCTTCAGCAATGTCAAAACCATCATATTTATACCTCCATTTAGTTCATGATTATGGCGATCATGATAAGCTTTTCTTCTGTGATGGGGAACAGTCTTTTCTTGAAAATGTCCCTTGGTTGATCATGAAAACAGATAACTACTATGTTCCTTCACTTTTCTTGATTCCATCTTTCGAGACAGAACTGAGCAACTTGTTTCCTGAGAAAGGAACTGTTTTCCACCACCTCGGACGGTACCTTTTCCACCCTTCAAATCATGTGTGGGGACTAATAACAAGGTATTATCGAACTTACTTAGCCAAGGCTGATGAGAGAATTGGCATTCAGATAAGAACTTTTGATTCAAGACGTGGCCCCTTTAAACACGTCATGGATCAAATTTTAGCTTGTACTTTGAAAGAGAAGTTATTGCCTGCAGTAGACATGCAAGACTCCGTTGTCAATCCTTCTGAAAATGCCAAATTGAAGGCGGTTCTGGTGACATCCTTGCTTTCAGGGTATTCTGAAGATTTAAGGAACATGTACTGGGAACATCCAACCATGACTGGGGAAGTCGTTGGAGTCTACCAGCCTAGCCATGAGGAGTTTCAACAAACAGAAAAGCAGATGCACAACAGAAAAGCCTGGGCAGAAATGTACCTTCTCAGTTTGACTGATGTCTTGGTCACAAGTGCATGGTCAACATTTGGCTATGTGGCTCAAGGTCTTGGAGGTTTGAGGCCATGGATCCTGTACAAGACCGAAAATGATACAGCCCCCGACCCCCCTTGTCGCCGGGCCATGTCGATGGAACCTTGTTTTCATGCTCCTCCCTTTTATGACTGCAAGGCTAAGAAAGGAATTGATACAGGTACACTTGTTCCTCATGTGAGACACTGTGAGGATATCAGCTGGGGTCTAAAGGTGGTTGATGATCATAATGACTTGTAG